The genome window TGTTAAAGCATGTTTTGCCTGCAGGTACTGGGCAAAAATATATCAGTATTTCTAGttctgtataatatattattttgtataaaatatataagtacTGTTCTAACTAGAAAAAGAGCCCCAGTTCCAGCTTAATAAAGGCAGCCTCATAGCATGATGCTGTCATACCCATGTTCCACTGTGGGCAAATTTATCCTCTCCTTTTCTACTTTTTTGTATTACTATTACCAGATATTCTTGCAGCTCCTTTAATGTTACTTCATttaattccttttattttttttggcagcTTATCCAATACATCTTTCATCAGTTTTGGAGAAATATCCTGATCTGGGGAATGTCACCATACTGTATGCTTTATTTTGTCCACTTGTTGATGATGGCATTCACAATATTAAATGGTACAGCTAAtgtttttttactcttataataataataataataatacgtttTATTTGTAATGcacttttcattcattaaatataaacattcgTCAAGACAACTTCTTCTTCCATctaagaacagtttggtgatgaacaatgccttttTCAGCATGATGGCAGAGCACATTGCAATGAGGTAAAATTGATAACCAAGTGGCTCGTGGAACAAAACATCGAGATTTTGGGTCCATAGCCAGGAAACACTCCAAATCTTAATCCCATTTAGAACTTGTGGACAATCTCCAAGAGGTGGGTGGACAAACTAAAATGATATGGAACAATGGGTTGCCATAAGTCAGGATGTGGCTCACAAGTTAATTGAGAGCATGCTAGGCAGCGAATTTCAGAGGTattgaaaaagaagggtcaacactgcaaataatgACTCTTATCATTTTCAATAATAGCATTTGACACCTATGAAATGCATAAAATGTAACTTCATAGCAACATCTgacaaaatgaaatttaaaagaaCACTGAATTAGCAGATTTTtgtgaaaatttatatttgtatcattctcaaaacttttgctcACGGCTGTACAATAGAAGATACTGACGGAGCAACAGGTTGGAAAGGTCAGCGTCACACAGAAGCGAcgactcacacatacatacacacacacacgcttgacCTTGTAACCGCCTGTAGTGCGCGTGCCGAGCCGCTGGAGGACGATCTCCACACCGGGGGCGCTTATTCCGGGTGAGCGGGTCACGGGTGTAAACCTGGCAGCTGTGTAAGGAGAGCGATGGCGAGACGCAGAGGAAAGAGTAGCAGCAGTAAACAGGATGATAACTGGTTACCTTTAGAGCCGCCTGCGGGACATTCGTCCCGAGGATTTAGCGAGTATGTAATCCCGGGTGTTTTACTGCTGATCATCGCTGTCGGCGGGTCAGCACTCGGCTGGGTCTGTAGCGATCACCAACAAACCATCGACAGTCTGTCGGAAACGCTGGCGTCCATGCAGGCGAGAATCATCAAGCTGCAGCAGCAACTAGAGCCTGATAACGCAGCACAGGTAGGCGCAAATGTTCGACCTTTACCTGCGTGGGAAAGTAAAAAGCTTATTTAAAACTATTATTTGGTGTCATAGAACAACCTTTAAATAAGCTGTGGtttttataagtaaataaaaaagtaaacaaaacacacatttatcagtTTCATGTACAGAAAGAGCAAGAGCTGACCAGATAGCACATGGCCTGTGACTGTGTTAAACTCCCCAATGACCACCTCAGGCCATTAATAGCTTCACTAGGCCAGTTCGAGTAGTGTCATGTTTCTTTGTACAACACTGCTTTTGAGAGCAGGTGCCTCTTCTCTTATATTCCCTGCCTTTTGTATAAAAAAGTTACCAAAATCCCATAGCATAGATAAGTACATAATATATGCATGATATGTGATGCgtctatttttaatttaacgaagaaaaaacaaaacaaaaaggacaTTGTGCTATCACTAACAAAGCTAAACTATAAAACTGGCCCCTTTGTctttacatatacattttatCTGAACTCTTTTAGCAGAATGTAACATCATTTATGAAACACCCTCTACATGATTATCATTTCTTAGTAAACACACAGAGTCATCTCTCCCACTCATGATGACATGTTAATCTGGTGTTATTCATGTAATTGTACTTTAGGTTCCTTTAAATGATCTTTGTTCTGTAGCTTTTcgtattacaattttaaaatttatttatttgtcaaaGGTATTCTTATTGGCTatctttgctaaaaaaaaaaaaaaataggactcTCAGTACAATGTAAATGACACTTAAGATAGGCATGTAATCAGCTGATTATAAGTAGGTAAAATTGTGAATCatgtgtgaagtatttttttattttttatgtttatactgggtttttgctttttgtttcttttatcagCTGGCCAGTGAGGGTGGTTTTGAAGAACGCCTGGTGGCTCTGGAAGATGCCTATGCTAAAGCACAGAGACAGGTTGAACTTGCCCTTGCCACATCTGAGCAAATTAAGTCCAAAGACCTTCAAAACAAAGTGTGGTCCCTGCAAACCGAGATGAACGACAAACTGGCAGAGCTTCAGCAGAACACAATCTCCATCGCTGCCCTAAGTGCAATTATTAAGAACAAAAGTATTGAGTTTGAGGTTGTAAAGCAGAGTGTCAGCACCATGTTGAGTACTAATACAGAGCTATCGCTTCAGATGTCTGGGTTTTCTAGCCAGCTTTCATTCACCAATTTACGTTTGGACGAGCAGATCTCTGTTGTCGATGGTCTGATGTCCCGGTTAGAGGGTCAAAAGAGGGAGatcaatgaaataaaagatttatttgcAACCAACCGGGAATTACTTGCTACAAATACACAAGAGGTGATTGATATTAAGTGAGTATAAAAACGTTTGTAgtaattattttcctgtaagtcCCAGTGGTGAATGTATTATAGCTGTTATAAAAGTTTTTGTGGATTTCAAATTTGTACTTGTGAATTTCAAGTACTTTAACAGCTCTAGTCAAAAGAATAGTATAAACTTTTAATCTAAATGAAAAGGATGGCTTGTTTTTTAACCACACTGTTTTTCCTCTCAGGGAGCTGCTGGAATCTGAACAAATTAAGCGGACTCACAAACTTGAAAGACAGCTGAGGTCTCTATACCATCGTCTGGAAGATCTTCAGACGAATACAGACAAAATTTATGTCCACCTCACAGCTCAGATGGAGGCTTTACAGAACCAGGTACAAGCAGGGCTGACaacaatgaaattttatttgtatgtcaTTTTCAAAAGTTAGTCCCCTCCTCTTTAAtactatgtgtttttgtgtaaaaacataacaaGAATCATCAGTGATCATAGTGGGTTtaatattaggcaaatacaacctcagatgaacatcatataacttaaaatacaactttaaaatgaaaataaagccaaaaagaaaaaaaacatgtgggcaatacttAAATCCCGCCCTTCCTGCTTCCTCAGAATTTAAGAGGGTAATTTGCAGCTAGTTGCTGTTAATCAGCAGGCCTTGATTGATTAATTCAGCAAGTGTTCAGATCTTTACAAAAgcagttttggcagtttgttaTAAGGAAGAATAGGCCAAAATTCCTACAAAGCAATGTGAGGGACTGATAGTTATACAGGAAACTATTCAAAGTTATTGTTGCTTTAAGTTAGATTTACATTGAATTATGGGTGGGGGGGTACTTACGTAGTAGTggccacatgtttttttgtttgttctttttgacttaatttttgttaaataggTAATTTATTtggggtggctcagtggttagcactcttgccttgcacctccagggtctgggttcgattcctcccTTGGATCTGTGTGCAGGGATTTTGCGTGTTTTCTCGATGGGTTTCcaccgggtactccggtttcctcccacagtccaaagaaatacaggttaggctaattgacgttcccaaattccccatagtatttgaatgagtgtgtgtgccctgtaatggattggcaccctgcccagtCTGTATGCCAACTCCTGCCCTACtgtagtatttgtgtgtgtgtgttatgaaatTAAACACTTAAGGTGTGAGCTAGGGAGGGAGGGTTAAATTATGCCACAGCAGATACTGAATGCCCTGAACGACATGCAGTGGCCAGGGACAACCAATACCTGAAAGTGATTAGACTTTGTGTACAGCTTACCTGCAAATTTTATTGCCCAATTGTAATCTTTTGCTTGTGTCATATTTTAGCGCCTGTCTGAAAATCAGCAATCCAGCAGACCTGAAGAAGAGGTTCACATTGAGGAACAGGTCACCACATCAGacaacaaagagagaaaaaaaatggaaaatactaaagaaaaagacaaatttaGAGAAGAGGTTAAAGTGGAAGAtggagaaaaagaagaggatTCAGTTAATGGGAAGCAACCAGTTGCTGAAGAATTCGAACCACAGGAATGGCCTGTGGATAAGCCTACAAAAGAGAGTCAATCTCCCTCAGCCGAAGTGGGCACAGAAACTGAAGTGGGggctactgaagaacaaaaagaGCTGCATATTTCAGGGGAGAAAGAGACTTTACAGGAGGCACACACGGTCACAAATGAAATGAAGGAGACTGTTGATGATAAGCTGCAGACAACTTTGGAGGATTTAGATCAAGTGACTCTTAAAACAGGGGAATTTGTGGATAAGAAAGTGGAAGTAAATGAGGAAGATATTAGAATTCATTCAGAAAAGGCAAACATTGTTACAAGTGAACCAGAGAAGCCAATAGAGGTGCCTGATGCAAATCagattaatttaaatgattcaaGCACCACCCCTACTGAAACAGAGGAAACTAGTGCGGTGAAGCAAGAAGAGTTGAATTCAGCACAGGAAATGCAGATGGGTTCAGAGGAAACAGACATGCCCACACATATAATTGATGAGGAAAACACAGATCATACTGTAGAAGAAAtccaaaagattttaaataaaatattaactacAGAAATAAAGTCCCAGGAAGATGGTGATACAGAGCAAGAATCTGGGACTGCGGTGGAGGAGATTCCGATTTTGTCAGATGAGACAGACACCGCAACAAATGGGAATGTAGACGATCAAATGAGAGACATTATCCCAGCTGAGCCTGAGCAGGAAGAAGTGGAGGAGCCTTTGGCAAAGTCTGCTAAAGAAACATTAAAAGCAGAATAATGGCTGAAGGAGAAACATGTAACTGCATATGAACTACAGTATTTCTCATGTTAGTTTCTCAATTTAAGTTTTAAGGACCTTTGTgtgaaagtacagtatgtgatcttCCTATACTTGTAAGACATTTTGCCCCCCTAGGGGTTCTTTGATTAGCCCTCTAAAAGAACAGTTAAAGGCTTTTATAGAAcccttaaacacacactttatatacaaTGATCAATTTTTCAATTAATCTTTAAGTACAGTGAagaaccgttttttttttttttctaagaatgTCATTTGCACTAatctttattaaaaagactGTTGGAGAATACAATTCTTTAGTCCTGCTTTCCTCTGGTTAGTGTTCATTTAGTGCATATAAACTTAAACACAagaatattttttcccctttttcctgtaaaataagGTACCTCTAAAAtacagggtttttttgttttgttttttattacaaaaaggcTTGTTTACCTCACAGATTCTATTTAATTTCCATCCATATCAGACcagtcatttaaaatgaactaGAGTTTATACCACATTGCTTGTCCCTACCCTTCTGGGTCTATGTGCAGTTGTCACATGAAATGTAACACCACACATATTTACAGCAGTAAGGTCATGGGGTTGGTGCCATATCCAGAGATTGCTCATGGGCACATGCATCTCATTTATGAGTTTCAGAAATCCTCAAGTGTCATTCATAatggtaattttatttacagtaaacataTATTTACCAGCAGATCCCAAGTGCAAACTAAGCTCTGGTGTCTGATGGCATCTTTGTCACAAAAGCTTAAAAAcctaaaaaggtttaaaagctACCAATGTAGTGACAAATAGGGGGGTTTATATTTGGCAGTGTGCACGTATTCATGGgcactttgttttttaagcCTGTAGAGGCTGCTATAAGCTCttcaaaaaaattatcaaagaaCCAGCATTGTCAGTTTAGTGAAAAATGAAGCATGACTGCATTTAGGAGTAGGGCCACGATTGGTCACACCACTTGACGCTGCTGGGTTTGATCTGGGCTTAGGTTACTCTGTGTGAAATGGAAATTCTCTGTGTGTATGCACAGGTTTAATTCAGTctttctggttttctcccaattgtgtgtgtgagtgagtgagagatagAGAGGGCCTAGGTATTATATAATCATCTGAAAAAATACCTAGGCCCTCTCTATCTCTATCCAATAATTGcctaaaatattgtattttggtGTTGCAAAGAAATTATTCAACACTAAGATGATCATCTTTTCTATCTGATCATAGTCATTGCTTTACTGTAGGTGTCAGTGACTGAACAGTATTTTGAATACTCTGTACCATGCTCAGGCAGAGATCAGCAAACCTGATTTGAAAATGGTAATATGGTGCATTGGGGCATGTGAAAGTTAACTGCTAACTAACATCAGTGTGGAGCATTATTCAGAATCTCGTCAGATATCTCATCCTCAGGTCTTTCTTGACTTTGTGaccaaaatatcaataatagtAGGCAAGTTTGCAAGTGTTCTCTGGCATGGCACAACATTATTAATATGAAAGCCAAATGCCAGGGGGAACAACCCTCAAACAGTATGAATTAATCGTCACTAGTGTAAAACAGCCCTTTTGCTTATTGGCATCTGGTTATGATGTTCTGCTCCTTTGAGAAGACAACCAATCATCATAAACAGAAGCTGTGCAGCAAGCCAGGACAAATAAAAAGGCACCCTGTCCAATTGAGATGCCAATGTTTAATCACTTAAAAGTGCATATTAATCTTTTGtgccattaaaacatttaagcgCATTAATGCATTTAATGTGGGATCAGCACAATACATAAAATTTTGCAGATAGGTTTAAGCACTTCAGtcaatgttcacatcaaatataattttttcctgTATGGAATGGCATGGCATGGTTTCAGGTTACAGATGGACTGGTTTgagaaaaattctaaaaaactGCAAAATGTATCATTACTTACACCTGAAGTAAAAACATCGACAGAACACATTCCAAAGATTAATGAGGTTATGGTTTTCTTGTCCTTGAGGTTGATGACAGATGATGTTTTTAACTCCCCTTAGCCTGTGCTACACTGTGCCTACTAGCACTTTCCTCCCTGCTATGTCCTGTGACTACATTGTGATGAATTAGGAGGAGCAGATACAGAACAATGGGAAAGAAActgaggatttctttttttttttaattaaaattcagttAATTCCGAGCAAAATCATGTTATATTTTGTATGGGATATTatacatgatttatttaaaatgtaatttcacTTTATTAAATAGATacagtccgggttcgattcccggccaggctcaatttccgtctctgtgtgcatgaagtttgcatgttctctccatgcttggtttcctccgggtactccggattcctcccacagtccaaatatatgcaggttaggctaattggtgttcccaaattgcccgtattgtgtgaatgagtgtgtgtatgtgtgtgtgccctgcgatggattggcaccgtgcactaagcctcctgggatatgctccaggtcCTTGTGACccagaatacaggataaagcggtatagaagatgagtgagtgagtgggtgagcgAATAAATGGACACAATAACCTAACACTGCAAAATTGTTTGCGCTTTTACGATTGCTTTGTCATCCTCATATCACACGAACAGTGCTGACTGTCTGTTTGCGGAACTTGCTTGTCATTTGGGTTGTTTAGTAATTGCTTGTATCTGTCTCCTTCCTCCTGCCTCACACCCTACTCATAGTTGCAGGGAttttattataagaaataaCGGAGGAGCAAACGATTTAGGGTCacatattggaaaaaaaaaacgagaagtATAGACATACTAAAATTAGTATGAGAAAAGCTGTCTATTGCAactatacttatttattttattttacaaggtAGAACACTACTGATGCCAAAACCCAAGAACACAAAAAGTGTGTAAACTTGTGGGgggctgaagcctatcccaggggactcaagGTTCAAGGAGGATACAACCTGGATGTGGTGCCATTCCATTGCAAGGCACAAGCAcccactactggcaatttggaaatgacaattactttactctgcatgtctttggactgtgggagtaaactggagtacccaCCAAGTTAAGACAGAAAACACAGACCTCAGGTAGcattcaaaccctcaaccctagaggtgcaagacCACAGGGGCTTACATAGCTTCTTACGtgaaatttcacacacacacacacacacacacacacacactgctgacttATTTTGTAATTACTTTTTATCTCTATTTAagatgcttttcttttcttgtgttCAGACACCAAGAGATATTAGTGTCACAAATGCCGTATGTCGGAATTATGAGTTAGGTctcctgttttattttcttgtgtTAATGTAATGCGTTTCCTTAAAACCTCATCGGTTTGTGATTATTGCATTTGTGTACATCTGTGTATTACGTTAGTGTATTTTTAAATGGCATTTTTTAAACGTCTGAATCGTGATATCACAGTTTAAGCGAACAGGATTTATTACCGTGCACATTTGCGTCGTACGCATGCGCACTTCACTTTTTGCGCGCTTCactgttcaaaataatattttatatatttgtgttataATAGAGACTAGAGACCCTCAAATGTAACTGGATTTCCTATAAACGAATACTACACGAGGCATAAAGGTAACGACTTGTACAACCTGTACGCGCGCTACATGTACACCAGCGTGTGTATTCGGCCTGCAGTGTCGCTAGCTTCACACTGTGCGTTGTGTGATCATGTGAGTGTGTACGAGCAGGAGCTGCTCTCTCGCCTCACCGGTTTACCGGCAAGCAAAACTATAAGCTCATGATATTAAGGGGGTCTTTATTTCTTTGGGGGGGATTTTGCGATATTAATCCACAGGGCATTCTGTTTGTTATTGTGGAATGAGCGAGGAGAAAAGCCCGGACAGGAGAAACTCTGGGTGCACCAGGTAAGCTTCTGTTCAGACTGTTAGCCTGTTAGCTTAGATTGGTTCGCTAACGTTGCTAGCATACTAGTGGgtcttatacatttatttacgtTACTGCAGTATGGGGAGTAAGAAAAATGGATATGTAATTGCAAATTGTGTTGTTTTACCCTTCCACTTAACACATTTGTCCATTTTTAAGTAGcgtttttattttcctataaagGCTGGTATGTTGTAGTTAACACGAGCAACAGTAATATACTTCACGTTAGCTTTATTGATAGTCTGCTCATATCAGCCAGGCTGTATACTATGTTGACtaaattgagattttttttattagctgttAAATTGTCAATCACGTTAGTCTGATTGTAATTGTGATTGATTACTTatccatttattaattttgtagCTGATTGATAGCTTTGCTTCCCCACAGCAAATGATAGTAGGcgttaatacacacacacagaggactgAATTGTTTGCAGATGGTGGTAGTACATTTGTGCTTTGTAATGATATTCCTCTATCGCGCACTCTTTCAACCCCCTCTATGTCAGTGTTCTCAGTATAGAGCAAATGCTGGCTGTGAATCCTGGGAAGACGCCCATCAGTCTGCTGCAGGAGTATGGAACGCGGATAGGCAAGACACCGGTGTATGACCTGCTGAAGGCCGAAGGTCAGGCCCACCAGCCCAACTTCACCTTCCGCGTGTCTGTGGGAGAGATTAGCTGCACAGGCCAGGGCCCCAGCAAGAAAGCTGCTAAACACAAGGCCGCTGAAGCTGCTCTCAAGATGCTGAAAGGGGGGATGCTGGAGGCGTTAAAGGGCAGTGTGATAGAGGGAGAAAACTTTGAAGACATAGACATCCCCTTGGAGGGAGACTGGTAAGGATGTTCTAAATGTgtatggattattattattaatgtgtaaTCAGAATGCACCATTTATTTAGTGTCCCCTGCAGTTTTTCTGGCTGTTATGGTTGTGTTATGGTATGGCAGTAACTATATTGCTCTTCTTTTTGGTCATGTTAAGCTATATCTTCCAACAACAAGAGAAAGTGTTAAGAAAACTGCCTAGCATGCATTGCTTTTTTGAGAATTCTGACATCTGATGAACTATAGATATATAGAAACTTAATTGCTGACGCTCtgatccagagcgacttacatttttatctcattatacaaaTGAACAGTTGAGAGCCTTGCTTAAGGTAGGCaagatttttatctcattatacaaatgaacagttgagggccttgcccAACTCTGGTAACatggtggtcgtggggtttgaacctgggaccttccgaaccgtagtcaaatgccttaaccactgagctatctgCTCATGCTACCAGAATATTAAACAAGTATTTTAGGGTTTGACTGTATACTGTGTGGACTGAATTGAGTGTTTCTTACAGCTCCCAGTCAGAGATTAAGTTATCCAGTTCTAGCCAACAAGCTGAATGCAATCCAGTTGGAGCTCTGCAAGTGAGAGATTATTTTCAGACTTTAAGTTAATTTTGCCAGTGCATAAcaacaatgtaaaatatttacttatttttatagGAACTGGTGGTGCAGAAAGGTTGGCGTTTACCAGAATACACAGTCACACAAGAGTCTGGGCCAGCACATCGCAAAGAGTTCACAATGACGTGCAAAGTAGAGAAATTTGTTGAGATTGGTATGTATGTTCTcaagttcattttaaaatttaatttcctgTAAATGGCTTTCAGTTAGTATATTAGAGAAAACTATTGTGTGTAAagttcctacagacagatgTCTTTTTCAGCAAGTGGGTggcaagttatctgttgatttttaaggatcaggagTACTACTTCTTGAATGTTCATGGTAACAAATACAGTGTGCTCTAAGCCACCTCCAccaggattgtcattcacagatgtacggcttgtctttaaaatgtttgcaccattaaatCTTTTACTGCAGATAAAATAACGCTATATCCTACTTGAAGTCTTACATAagtgtcaatcagttttacatgttcattcatgagaaatttcatcacaagtcctggtttaagAGCCAAAGGTTGCCACCCCGACCTCTAAACTCCTCACATCTCAATGAACAAACTGGTCCAATTctcacccctctcacacacacacttcacactcctgccatctggaaaaaggtactgaagcattcgagcacacacatccagactgtgcaacaacttttttccacaagccatccgtttcctcaacaaaaagggactagactgataatacacacacacaaacattatcattcagcttaactcaactaccttaaaacattgagactgaacTGACTtatcaacacaagcgcaaaaACACTGATCTACACTaccaaactattgtacacaccaacctgtaaatgctcttttgcacaatattcgttactggattactttttgcactaacttcttaattcttgctgctacgtTAAGGAACAtttactgtttctccactacctcaacatCATAGAGTCttatgttatgttgtgtttgtcgcactgtcactttgttgctcttgtttgcacatttgcacatgcacttgtctgtttaaaaaaaaaaacctgggttagctagctagtttttgttaatttatgttgtcaggtcaGTCTGTCTTTTctccgctagccagctaactaggcctcttagtaagtttagtttttctgctaatttatgttgcatgtacgTAGCACCTTGGttctggaggaacgttgtttcgtttcactgtgtactaaatgtatatggttaaagtgacaaaGCTTACTTGAAggagaacctacacaatactggcgTATAAGGAtttgtgttgtaaaatttttttttaaagaaatcatgTTTACTTGACTTTCACAGGTAGTGGTACATCAAAAAAGCTTGCCAAGAGGAATGCAGCGGCAAAGATGCTTTCACGGATCCACGATGTTCCTGTAGACATGCGCAGTAGCCATGAAGCAGAGGTGGAGGATGATACCTTTAACATGGTGAGGGATGTTTGCACTTAAAAAATACGGGTGCATTTcaataaacatcattaaaaaatcaatttatttcagcaatttatttaaaaaagttaaactcattatatagattcatacacacagacctgtACCTTTcaagtgtttagtttttttaattttgattatgGCTTATACCTATtgaattcagtatctcagaaaataagaatattggagactcatggTGTCGCACAGTAATCAGCTAgttaactcaaaacacctgcaaaggtttcctgGGCCTTTAAATGGTCTGGTTCATTAGGCTGGCTGCATCCCTGTGCTtaattggccagcaaactcaccTGACCTAAACCCCCATATAGAATCTTGTGAAGAGGAAGGTGTGACGCACCAGACCCAACAAGACAAAAGTGCTAAAGGCCACTATCAAGAGCAACCTGAGCTTCACTTCAGTAGTGCCACAGACCGATTGCCTCCTTCCCATGCTGCATTGTGGTGTGGGATGGAGGCAATCGATCTGTGGCACTGCTTGCAAAGGTAGTTCTGGCCAAGTAttgagtactgtacatgttcattCTTTTAAGTAGTCCAACATGTGTTAAAAATCTCTCTTAAttggttattaaaaaataattttaagaattTGGGGTTTTTATTAACTATAAGCCATAATTCTATATAACGAGGATCTATATAACAAGTTTTattcaataaattaattaaataaatcatgttttgatat of Clarias gariepinus isolate MV-2021 ecotype Netherlands chromosome 6, CGAR_prim_01v2, whole genome shotgun sequence contains these proteins:
- the tarbp2 gene encoding RISC-loading complex subunit tarbp2, whose product is MSEEKSPDRRNSGCTSVLSIEQMLAVNPGKTPISLLQEYGTRIGKTPVYDLLKAEGQAHQPNFTFRVSVGEISCTGQGPSKKAAKHKAAEAALKMLKGGMLEALKGSVIEGENFEDIDIPLEGDCSQSEIKLSSSSQQAECNPVGALQELVVQKGWRLPEYTVTQESGPAHRKEFTMTCKVEKFVEIGSGTSKKLAKRNAAAKMLSRIHDVPVDMRSSHEAEVEDDTFNMHIGGRLEGGKCKGFGCTWDSLRNSAGEKILQLRSHPLGLPNSNFCSLLQDLSEEQRFEVSYLDIEERSLSGLHQCLVELSTQPITVCHGFAPSQDEARASAAHNALQYLKIMAGGK
- the zgc:66479 gene encoding uncharacterized protein zgc:66479; amino-acid sequence: MARRRGKSSSSKQDDNWLPLEPPAGHSSRGFSEYVIPGVLLLIIAVGGSALGWVCSDHQQTIDSLSETLASMQARIIKLQQQLEPDNAAQLASEGGFEERLVALEDAYAKAQRQVELALATSEQIKSKDLQNKVWSLQTEMNDKLAELQQNTISIAALSAIIKNKSIEFEVVKQSVSTMLSTNTELSLQMSGFSSQLSFTNLRLDEQISVVDGLMSRLEGQKREINEIKDLFATNRELLATNTQEVIDIKELLESEQIKRTHKLERQLRSLYHRLEDLQTNTDKIYVHLTAQMEALQNQRLSENQQSSRPEEEVHIEEQVTTSDNKERKKMENTKEKDKFREEVKVEDGEKEEDSVNGKQPVAEEFEPQEWPVDKPTKESQSPSAEVGTETEVGATEEQKELHISGEKETLQEAHTVTNEMKETVDDKLQTTLEDLDQVTLKTGEFVDKKVEVNEEDIRIHSEKANIVTSEPEKPIEVPDANQINLNDSSTTPTETEETSAVKQEELNSAQEMQMGSEETDMPTHIIDEENTDHTVEEIQKILNKILTTEIKSQEDGDTEQESGTAVEEIPILSDETDTATNGNVDDQMRDIIPAEPEQEEVEEPLAKSAKETLKAE